Proteins encoded within one genomic window of Actinoplanes octamycinicus:
- a CDS encoding GNAT family N-acetyltransferase: protein MSDIVIRLFARADREQVTSLVNAHIAAVMPGVSVSVQTVLSQLEAEPGEYLVDRWVRDRVTLVAEQRGRVVAVAHLLRYSAGEQTGECLRGAGEIRWLVCWLDAPGWPDAIEAGDTLAVACHAQFQRWGVTRRLADGALPAPGVYGVPEQWPHIRAIYERIGFRHSGRTEIVFVVLVSGLERPADPVAGLTARRTMGINGTRFTAVLDGADVGYVEVDTNLDAGPRVSRVGTWADVGNLWVEPAWRRRGVGRWLLGVAAGWLELGGVTRLLDYADEDEDDYAGFLTACGFTELTRTARGFVGGDGPRKGRTEA from the coding sequence ATGTCCGACATCGTGATCCGCCTGTTTGCCCGGGCCGACCGGGAGCAAGTCACCTCCCTGGTCAACGCGCACATCGCCGCCGTGATGCCGGGGGTGTCGGTGTCCGTGCAGACGGTGCTCAGCCAGCTCGAGGCCGAGCCGGGGGAGTACCTGGTGGACCGGTGGGTACGGGACCGGGTCACCCTGGTCGCCGAGCAGCGCGGCCGGGTGGTGGCCGTCGCCCACCTGCTGCGCTACTCGGCCGGCGAGCAGACCGGCGAGTGCCTGCGGGGCGCCGGGGAGATCCGCTGGCTGGTCTGCTGGCTGGACGCGCCGGGCTGGCCGGACGCGATCGAGGCCGGTGACACGCTCGCGGTGGCCTGCCACGCCCAGTTCCAGCGCTGGGGCGTCACCCGCAGGCTGGCCGACGGGGCGCTGCCGGCCCCGGGCGTCTACGGCGTGCCGGAGCAGTGGCCGCACATCAGGGCGATCTACGAGCGGATCGGATTCCGGCACTCCGGACGTACCGAAATCGTGTTCGTGGTCCTGGTCAGCGGCCTGGAGCGGCCGGCGGATCCGGTGGCCGGACTGACCGCTCGCCGGACGATGGGCATCAACGGGACGCGGTTCACCGCGGTGCTGGACGGCGCCGACGTCGGCTACGTCGAGGTGGACACCAATCTGGACGCCGGGCCCCGGGTCTCGCGGGTCGGCACCTGGGCGGACGTCGGCAACCTGTGGGTGGAGCCGGCCTGGCGGCGCCGGGGTGTCGGGCGCTGGCTGCTCGGCGTGGCGGCCGGCTGGCTGGAGCTCGGCGGGGTGACCCGGCTGCTGGACTACGCCGACGAGGACGAGGACGACTACGCCGGCTTCCTCACCGCCTGCGGCTTCACCGAGCTGACCCGCACCGCGCGCGGTTTCGTCGGCGGCGACGGTCCTCGCAAGGGGCGCACCGAGGCGTGA
- a CDS encoding glycoside hydrolase family 25 protein has protein sequence MSERNLLVDVYSGDLGGKPNWEALVDAPNVVGAILKATEGTTFHTSWFDDNWPAVHDLVPDRYGDTWLRGAYHFLKFDQDGAAQADFYLRTVEKAGGFDVGDIIPIVDVELGGENNSNRTATAAQIVECTTAFAERIREQANQQTMLYGNGAMRDKGITDRMGCDWLWVPRYTAQLPRNIYERAGWDLGSVAMWQYCGDGTGFLAGYPTRFDGFGAVDISVVLFDTLADFRNKVCGQVIEIE, from the coding sequence ATGTCGGAACGCAATCTGCTCGTCGACGTCTACTCCGGTGACCTCGGCGGCAAACCCAACTGGGAAGCGCTGGTCGACGCGCCGAACGTGGTGGGCGCGATCCTGAAGGCGACCGAGGGCACCACGTTCCACACGTCCTGGTTCGACGACAACTGGCCGGCGGTGCACGACCTGGTCCCGGACCGGTACGGCGACACCTGGCTGCGCGGCGCCTACCACTTCCTCAAGTTCGATCAGGACGGGGCGGCGCAGGCGGACTTCTACCTGCGGACCGTCGAGAAGGCCGGCGGTTTCGACGTCGGCGACATCATTCCCATCGTCGACGTCGAGCTGGGCGGGGAGAACAACAGCAACCGGACCGCGACCGCCGCGCAGATCGTCGAGTGCACCACCGCGTTCGCCGAGCGGATCCGGGAGCAGGCGAATCAGCAGACCATGCTCTACGGCAACGGGGCGATGCGGGACAAGGGAATCACCGACCGGATGGGCTGCGACTGGCTCTGGGTGCCGCGCTACACCGCCCAGCTGCCCAGGAACATCTACGAGCGGGCCGGCTGGGATCTCGGCTCGGTCGCGATGTGGCAGTACTGCGGGGACGGCACCGGTTTTCTCGCCGGCTATCCGACCCGGTTCGACGGGTTCGGCGCGGTCGACATCAGCGTGGTGCTGTTCGACACCCTGGCCGACTTCCGGAACAAGGTCTGCGGCCAAGTCATCGAGATCGAATGA
- a CDS encoding FAD-dependent oxidoreductase translates to MDRPLRVAVIGAGPAGIYAADHLIKANPDVTVDILDKLPTPYGLIRYGVAPDHPRIKEIITALFRVLDNPRIRFIGNVAYGVDVKPEELSRFYDATIIATGAEKDRALDIPGIELQGSFGAADFASWYNGHPDVPRDWPLEAKEVAVIGAGNVAIDVARILAKTADELLVTEIPDNVYQALKQSPVTDVHLFSRRGPAQVKFTPQELRELDHSPNVEVIIHPEGIEFDEGSLEAMRQTRHVKMCVDILQNWAVRDPRDRPRRLHLYFLQAPVEVLGEDGKVVGLRTETQELTGDGWVRGTGEFTDWPVQAVYRAVGYLSSALPDLPFDTKTGTIPHAAGRVLDLDGEHIPGMYVAGWIKRGPVGLIGHTKGCSGETVASLLEDMDRLDQAPQHDPAEVITYLEQRGLPYTTWTGWQKLDAHEIALGEQQGRKRVKVVPRDEMTEIANG, encoded by the coding sequence ATGGACCGCCCCCTGAGGGTTGCCGTCATCGGAGCCGGCCCGGCCGGCATCTACGCCGCCGACCACCTCATCAAAGCCAACCCGGACGTCACCGTCGACATCCTCGACAAGCTGCCCACGCCGTACGGCCTGATCCGCTACGGCGTGGCCCCGGACCACCCGCGGATCAAGGAGATCATCACCGCGCTGTTCCGGGTGCTGGACAACCCGCGGATCCGGTTCATCGGCAACGTCGCGTACGGCGTCGACGTCAAGCCGGAGGAGCTCAGCCGCTTCTACGACGCGACGATCATCGCGACCGGCGCCGAGAAGGACCGGGCGCTCGACATCCCGGGCATCGAGCTGCAGGGCAGCTTCGGCGCCGCGGACTTCGCGTCCTGGTACAACGGGCACCCGGACGTACCGCGCGACTGGCCGCTGGAGGCCAAGGAGGTCGCCGTCATCGGCGCCGGCAACGTCGCCATCGACGTCGCCCGGATCCTCGCCAAGACCGCCGACGAGCTGCTGGTCACCGAGATCCCGGACAACGTCTACCAGGCGCTCAAGCAGAGCCCGGTGACCGACGTGCACCTGTTCTCCCGGCGCGGCCCGGCCCAGGTCAAGTTCACCCCGCAGGAGCTGCGCGAGCTCGACCACTCGCCGAACGTCGAGGTGATCATCCACCCGGAGGGCATCGAGTTCGACGAGGGCAGCCTCGAGGCGATGCGCCAGACCCGGCACGTCAAGATGTGCGTGGACATCCTGCAGAACTGGGCGGTCCGCGACCCGCGGGACCGGCCGCGCCGCCTGCACCTGTACTTCCTGCAGGCCCCGGTCGAGGTGCTCGGCGAGGACGGCAAGGTGGTCGGCCTGCGCACCGAGACCCAGGAGCTGACCGGCGACGGCTGGGTGCGCGGCACCGGCGAGTTCACCGACTGGCCGGTCCAGGCCGTCTACCGGGCCGTCGGCTACCTGAGCAGCGCGCTGCCCGACCTGCCATTCGACACCAAGACCGGCACCATCCCGCACGCCGCCGGCCGGGTCCTCGACCTGGACGGCGAGCACATCCCCGGGATGTACGTGGCCGGCTGGATCAAGCGCGGCCCGGTCGGCCTGATCGGCCACACCAAGGGCTGCTCCGGCGAGACCGTGGCCAGCCTGCTGGAGGACATGGACCGGCTGGACCAGGCGCCGCAGCACGACCCGGCCGAGGTGATCACCTACCTGGAGCAGCGCGGTCTGCCCTACACCACGTGGACCGGCTGGCAGAAGCTGGACGCGCACGAGATCGCGCTCGGCGAGCAGCAGGGCCGCAAGCGGGTCAAGGTCGTGCCGCGCGACGAGATGACCGAGATCGCGAACGGCTGA
- a CDS encoding serine/threonine-protein kinase, which translates to MPIRALRRDDPRRLGRYELLGLLGEGGMGAVYQARDPDGRIVAVKVIRPEFAAVDEFRARFRSEVNRAREVPPFSTAAVLDADPDHHPPYLVVEYVDGPSLAEVVAEQGPLRGGALHSVAVGVATALAAIHGAGVVHRDLKPTNVLFALGSPKVIDFGIARALESTSEHTRTGQMVGTIAYMAPERLDGPDRPVTPAVDVFAWGAVVAYAGTGRNPFAAESSVGTAARILTAEPDLGGLADPLRAVVRRALAKDPADRPTASDLLDLLVTRPGTNGARPVPRTHPDRAAGRDTGRRRTAVAAGALVTAAAAAGLLLSAPWRPDRAPGATGSAAPSASRPTSVAPSRKAGPVSDVRLVDKGDSVELSWKFAKGSKATVVIAGARAGKAPERFQELPAGATDYAVYGLQEDQNYCFTVASKDTADTAEKLCTRR; encoded by the coding sequence ATGCCGATCAGGGCGCTACGTCGCGACGATCCCCGCCGGCTGGGCCGGTACGAATTGCTCGGGCTGCTCGGTGAGGGCGGCATGGGCGCGGTCTACCAGGCCCGCGACCCGGACGGGCGGATCGTGGCGGTGAAGGTGATCCGCCCCGAGTTCGCGGCGGTCGACGAGTTCCGGGCCCGGTTCCGCAGCGAGGTGAACCGGGCGCGCGAGGTGCCGCCGTTCAGCACCGCCGCGGTGCTCGACGCCGACCCCGACCATCACCCGCCGTACCTGGTCGTGGAGTACGTGGACGGGCCGAGTCTGGCCGAGGTGGTCGCCGAGCAGGGCCCGTTGCGCGGGGGAGCGCTGCACAGCGTGGCGGTCGGGGTCGCCACCGCGCTGGCCGCGATCCACGGCGCGGGCGTCGTCCACCGGGACCTGAAGCCGACCAACGTGCTGTTCGCCCTCGGCTCGCCGAAGGTGATCGACTTCGGGATCGCCCGGGCGCTGGAGTCGACCAGCGAGCACACCCGCACCGGTCAGATGGTCGGCACGATCGCCTACATGGCGCCGGAGCGGCTGGACGGCCCGGACCGGCCGGTCACTCCCGCCGTCGACGTGTTCGCCTGGGGTGCGGTCGTCGCCTACGCCGGCACCGGCCGCAACCCGTTCGCCGCCGAGTCGTCGGTGGGGACGGCCGCGCGGATCCTGACCGCCGAACCCGATCTCGGCGGCCTCGCCGATCCGCTGCGCGCGGTGGTGCGGCGGGCCCTGGCCAAGGACCCCGCCGACCGGCCGACCGCGTCCGACCTGCTCGACCTGCTGGTCACCCGGCCCGGCACCAACGGCGCCCGGCCGGTGCCGCGGACCCACCCCGACCGGGCCGCCGGGCGGGACACCGGGCGCCGCCGGACCGCCGTCGCGGCCGGGGCACTCGTGACGGCGGCCGCAGCCGCCGGACTGCTGCTGTCCGCGCCGTGGCGCCCCGACCGCGCGCCGGGCGCGACCGGGTCGGCGGCGCCGTCGGCCTCCCGGCCGACGAGTGTCGCACCGTCGCGGAAGGCCGGGCCGGTCTCAGACGTCCGGCTGGTCGACAAGGGCGACTCCGTCGAGCTCAGCTGGAAGTTCGCCAAGGGCAGCAAGGCCACCGTGGTGATCGCCGGCGCCCGGGCCGGGAAGGCGCCGGAGCGGTTCCAGGAGCTGCCGGCGGGCGCGACCGACTACGCCGTGTACGGCCTTCAGGAGGACCAGAACTACTGCTTCACGGTCGCTTCGAAGGACACCGCGGACACCGCCGAGAAGCTGTGCACCCGGCGGTGA